CTTGCTCAGTAAGCTTACCTGTTCCTCGTTCAATAATATAAACTTCAACGGTTTTTTTACCCCATTCCTCATATACTTCTTCAACAGTTTCATAGTACAAATCAATTTTATTGCCTTTAATGGCACCGCCTTTATCCGCAACAACACCATACCCATAATCCGGGATAAATAAAATCGTTCCGATTGGGAAAACTCTTAGGTCTGCAGCTACAGTTGAATATAAATCTCTTTTCACCTTCACCCCAGAGTATGTAATACCATATTGTGGATGATTAGGTGTTTTTCCAGTTGATTCATAGCCTGCAGTATATCCTGTTGCTGTCACCTTCATTGACGGATATTTACTCCAGTCAAGATCCTCAAGACTTAGTTCCGCATTTACCTCTTCACTTGATGAAATTTCCGTTGGATTTACAGCGACTCGGTTTAACAATTTAGAAGGTAAGCTTATGTTTCTCTGTAAATAATTATATTCCGGTAAAACTTCATCCTGTACTAAAGTAGATTTATGATAGTTATTTTGCACCCAACCGATAATTG
This genomic stretch from Cytobacillus sp. IB215665 harbors:
- a CDS encoding 3D domain-containing protein: MSLLRTITRRAVMTMLLVAALFVTFQSFSGVEAKSIIGWVQNNYHKSTLVQDEVLPEYNYLQRNISLPSKLLNRVAVNPTEISSSEEVNAELSLEDLDWSKYPSMKVTATGYTAGYESTGKTPNHPQYGITYSGVKVKRDLYSTVAADLRVFPIGTILFIPDYGYGVVADKGGAIKGNKIDLYYETVEEVYEEWGKKTVEVYIIERGTGKLTEQDLTVLNENEAMQVFRQQYINSKN